One segment of Cinclus cinclus chromosome 30, bCinCin1.1, whole genome shotgun sequence DNA contains the following:
- the LOC134054956 gene encoding aquaporin-2-like, whose product MAIGEELRSGCFWRGVLVELAATLIFVGVVLGASAAPGPLSPALAGGFVAGGLVCTLGGPQANPALTLALLCTRKLSTLRGAAGVLAQCTGATLASAAARAALPDDTSLVTRVSTVGTAGTALAWETFATFQLALAAFAAAEHTAPQAGLTLGSAVAAGALAAGPFSGGSMNPARSLGPAIVTGVWDDHWVYWLGPVLGAVLAGLSYEFILAPGASREKLGACLACRDVALVETPSLSPSSVARSPPASPAEQQEQGTA is encoded by the exons ATGGCCATTGGGGAG GAGCTGCGCAGCGGCTGCTTCTGGCGGGGGGTGCTGGTGGAGCTGGCGGCGACCCTCATCTTCGTGGGGGTGGTCCTGGGGGCTTCAGCAGCCCCGGGGCCACTGTCGCCGGCGCTGGCTGGGGGGTTCGTGGCCGGGGGGCTCGTCTGCACCCTCGGGGGGCCCCAGGCCAACCCCGCACTGACACTGGCCCTGCTGTGTACCCGCAAGCTGAGCACCCTGCGTGGGGCCGCGGGGGTCCTGGCCCAGTGCACGGGGGCCACTCtggcctctgctgctgcccgtGCAGCACTGCCAGACGACACCAGCCTCGTCACCAGG GTGAGCAcggtggggacagcagggacagcgctggcctgggagacctTTGCGACCTTCCAGCTGGCGCTGGCTGCCTTCGCCGCTGCTGAGCACACAGCCCCACAGGCTGGGCTGACCCTGGGCAGCGCCGTGGCCGCTGGTGCCCTGGCTGCA GGGCCATTCTCAGGGGGCAGCATGAACCCCGCGCGTTCACTGGGGCCGGCCATCGTCACCGGTGTCTGGGATGATCACTGG GTGTACTGGCTGGGGCCGGTGCTGGGTGCGGTGCTGGCCGGCCTCTCCTACGAGTTCATCCTGGCGCCCGGAGCCTCCCGGGAGAAGCTGGGTGCCTGCCTTGCCTGCCGGGACGTGGCTCTGGTGGAGACCCCCAGCCTGTCCCCCTCCTCGGTGGCCCGCAGCCCCCCAGCTTCCCCAGccgagcagcaggagcagggcactgcCTGA